The following are encoded together in the Falsiruegeria litorea R37 genome:
- a CDS encoding cupin domain-containing protein, which produces MTHVISLFDEPASRSERRLADLPDRVTEGDPHHKVGMHFTSPDGKLSAGTWTSTPGKWHAFTDKDEYCYIVSGHCALIHEDGTRRDFKTGDSFMIPDGFRGFWEVVETTTKHFVIRDTAP; this is translated from the coding sequence ATGACTCACGTCATTTCCCTGTTTGACGAACCCGCCTCGCGCAGCGAACGCCGTCTGGCCGATCTGCCCGACCGCGTGACCGAAGGCGACCCGCACCACAAGGTCGGCATGCATTTCACCAGTCCCGATGGCAAGCTGTCCGCGGGCACCTGGACCTCGACCCCCGGCAAGTGGCACGCGTTCACCGACAAGGATGAATACTGCTACATCGTATCCGGCCACTGTGCCTTGATCCACGAAGACGGCACCCGTCGGGATTTCAAGACCGGCGACAGCTTCATGATTCCCGACGGCTTCCGCGGCTTCTGGGAAGTGGTTGAGACCACCACCAAGCATTTCGTCATCCGAGACACCGCACCCTAA
- a CDS encoding NAD(P)/FAD-dependent oxidoreductase, with the protein MVDNSIPRHWPKTSYDPKYDPIIDAGPGHNRDHAPTYWIGTAGTPPADDGPVSGDMEADVVIVGSGYTGLSTAIHLAKEHGIQAVVLEANTVAWGCSTRNGGQAQISSGRLKRSQWIKRWGVDVAKGMHREVSEAFELFNDLIASDDIDCDPQTGGHYYIAHREKVMAGLQNESDLLNSTFGYGSRIIGKDELHAEHVNDQESHGAMWEPDGTCIHAGKLAFGYVNMARRLGVKIHTGSPVMGWETKNGIHHVRTPGGIVKTKNVALATAGYTPPGLNSKTKHRLMPILSNSMVTRPLTQSELDECGIKTMSPLTDTRTLRHYYRLLPDNRVQIGSRSAVTGRDAENDKHLQLLRANLARKFPALEDINLDYSWWGWVDVSHDMMPRIFQPDPDKRIFYAMGYGGNGVMYSAQAGRRMAQLVAGKKDEAFNLPIFTSPLPSHGLLTPFRRMGQRMAYVWYYLKDEVI; encoded by the coding sequence ATGGTGGACAACAGCATCCCTCGTCACTGGCCCAAAACCAGCTATGATCCGAAGTACGATCCGATCATTGACGCTGGCCCGGGACACAACCGTGATCATGCGCCGACCTATTGGATCGGCACTGCGGGCACACCCCCGGCTGATGATGGCCCCGTGTCTGGCGACATGGAGGCCGATGTTGTGATCGTCGGGTCGGGGTATACCGGCCTGTCGACCGCCATTCACCTCGCCAAGGAGCACGGCATTCAGGCCGTGGTCCTTGAGGCCAACACCGTGGCCTGGGGCTGCTCGACCCGCAACGGCGGGCAGGCCCAGATTTCCTCTGGTCGCCTCAAACGGTCGCAATGGATCAAACGCTGGGGCGTCGATGTGGCCAAAGGCATGCATCGCGAAGTGTCCGAGGCGTTTGAGCTGTTCAATGACCTGATTGCCAGCGACGACATCGACTGCGATCCGCAGACCGGCGGCCACTATTACATCGCGCACCGTGAAAAGGTGATGGCAGGGCTGCAAAACGAAAGCGACCTGCTTAACAGCACCTTTGGCTATGGCTCGCGCATCATCGGTAAGGACGAACTCCATGCCGAGCACGTTAATGACCAGGAATCCCATGGTGCGATGTGGGAGCCTGATGGCACCTGTATCCACGCCGGAAAACTGGCGTTCGGATATGTGAACATGGCCCGACGCCTGGGCGTCAAAATCCACACCGGTAGCCCGGTGATGGGATGGGAGACGAAGAACGGCATTCACCACGTCCGCACACCGGGCGGCATTGTAAAGACCAAGAACGTTGCCCTGGCGACAGCGGGTTACACGCCGCCGGGCCTGAACTCCAAGACCAAGCACCGCCTGATGCCGATCCTGTCGAACTCGATGGTAACGCGTCCGCTGACCCAATCGGAACTGGACGAGTGCGGCATCAAGACCATGTCGCCGCTGACCGACACCCGCACGCTGCGCCACTATTACCGCCTGCTGCCCGACAACCGGGTGCAGATCGGCTCGCGCTCAGCTGTAACGGGTCGCGATGCGGAGAACGACAAGCACTTGCAACTGCTGCGCGCCAACCTGGCTCGCAAGTTCCCGGCGCTTGAAGACATCAACCTGGATTACTCCTGGTGGGGTTGGGTCGACGTCAGCCACGATATGATGCCTCGCATCTTCCAGCCTGATCCCGACAAGCGCATTTTCTATGCCATGGGCTACGGCGGAAACGGCGTGATGTATTCGGCCCAGGCGGGCCGCCGTATGGCGCAGCTGGTCGCAGGCAAGAAGGATGAGGCATTCAACCTGCCCATTTTCACCTCGCCCCTGCCCAGCCACGGCCTGCTAACCCCGTTCCGACGGATGGGTCAGCGCATGGCCTATGTCTGGTACTATCTCAAAGACGAAGTGATCTGA
- a CDS encoding nuclear transport factor 2 family protein, with the protein MTKTLTAQDLADTFDAFNRHDIDGVMTHFADDCVFYTVGGDEKYGNKVEGKEAIAAAFSAVWAGMKDAHWDHHSHFVHGDRAVSEWTFSGTDADGMRVEAEGADLFTVRDGLLTVKQALRKSRPMFKA; encoded by the coding sequence ATGACCAAAACCCTGACCGCGCAGGACCTGGCGGACACGTTCGACGCGTTCAACCGTCACGACATCGACGGCGTGATGACCCACTTTGCCGATGACTGCGTGTTCTACACCGTCGGCGGTGACGAGAAATACGGCAACAAGGTCGAAGGCAAAGAAGCCATCGCCGCCGCATTCTCGGCCGTCTGGGCCGGTATGAAAGATGCGCATTGGGATCACCACAGCCACTTTGTCCACGGTGACCGCGCTGTGTCCGAGTGGACATTCTCGGGCACCGATGCAGACGGCATGCGGGTTGAAGCCGAAGGCGCCGATCTGTTCACCGTGCGTGACGGTCTGCTCACCGTGAAGCAGGCGCTGCGCAAGTCGCGCCCGATGTTCAAAGCCTAA
- a CDS encoding universal stress protein: MEPMVTHILFATDLSHNSTYALRHAAALAQSTGAKIHVLHVNEPLSDDAKVTMEMFIMSEESRKNAIERRHEMVRKVLAERQANFWSKLEGDDAKIKDQVASIEVTDGHPAEVILRRSQELGCDLIVLGAHDHGFSHTFLGTVAKRVLRRSAIPTLIVPHPTEG; encoded by the coding sequence ATGGAACCAATGGTTACGCATATCCTGTTTGCCACCGACCTGTCGCACAACTCGACATATGCTTTGCGTCACGCTGCTGCGTTGGCGCAAAGCACAGGGGCCAAAATCCACGTACTGCACGTGAACGAGCCTCTGTCGGATGATGCCAAGGTCACGATGGAAATGTTCATCATGAGTGAGGAAAGCCGCAAGAACGCGATCGAGCGACGCCACGAGATGGTGCGCAAGGTTCTGGCCGAGCGGCAAGCCAACTTCTGGTCCAAGCTCGAAGGGGATGACGCCAAGATCAAGGATCAGGTTGCCTCGATCGAGGTCACCGATGGCCACCCGGCCGAAGTGATCCTGCGTCGTTCGCAAGAGCTGGGTTGCGACCTGATTGTACTGGGGGCCCACGACCACGGCTTCTCGCACACCTTCCTGGGCACCGTGGCCAAGCGCGTTCTGCGCCGCTCGGCCATCCCGACACTGATCGTGCCTCACCCGACCGAAGGGTAA
- a CDS encoding TRAP transporter large permease: MESEIVSILFGTFLFLLLIGAPITVALGCASLISFLYLDENPIKFVQIAFTSVGSFPLMALPAFILAGALMEAAGISKRLINVAESLAGPFTGGISAATVMACLFFGAISGSGPATTAAVGMLMIPAMIDRGYERGYASAITASSGGLGIIIPPSIPMVIFGIAALGFTAPPEAVEKFGTFQSVSISKLFIAGFVPAFLIAASIMTLNYFMSKKRGYSGSAEGWSMRNIGCEMYRGFWSLMAPMVILGGIYTGFFTPTEAAIVAIFYTLFVGVVIYREITWEKLFQALEATTWLTGRVLLILFTATVFGRLLVENQIPAIIADSMLSFTDNLYVIWALIIFFLLFVGMFMETLATILILVPVMLPVAYSVGIDPIHFGVVMVCTLGIGFQTPPLGENLFIASGISNISIEQISLRALPFAAVNTIAIFIIAFFPELSLWLPRVFGY, translated from the coding sequence ATGGAATCTGAAATCGTAAGCATCCTGTTTGGAACCTTCCTGTTCTTGTTGCTCATCGGTGCGCCCATCACGGTCGCGCTTGGGTGTGCATCGCTGATCTCGTTCCTCTATCTGGATGAGAACCCAATCAAATTCGTGCAGATCGCCTTTACCTCGGTCGGGTCCTTCCCACTGATGGCGTTGCCTGCCTTTATCCTTGCTGGTGCCTTGATGGAGGCGGCCGGCATCTCGAAACGCCTGATCAACGTGGCCGAAAGCCTTGCCGGTCCGTTCACCGGTGGTATTTCAGCTGCGACCGTTATGGCGTGCTTGTTCTTCGGCGCGATCTCGGGTTCTGGCCCGGCGACCACCGCTGCTGTCGGCATGCTGATGATCCCGGCAATGATCGACCGCGGGTACGAGCGCGGCTATGCATCTGCCATCACCGCCTCGTCTGGTGGTTTGGGCATCATCATCCCGCCTTCGATCCCGATGGTTATCTTCGGCATCGCGGCCCTGGGCTTCACAGCTCCGCCTGAAGCCGTCGAAAAATTCGGCACGTTCCAGTCGGTTTCGATCTCGAAGCTGTTCATCGCGGGTTTTGTCCCCGCCTTCCTGATCGCTGCTTCGATCATGACGCTGAACTACTTCATGTCAAAAAAGCGGGGCTACTCTGGCTCGGCTGAAGGCTGGTCCATGCGCAACATAGGGTGCGAAATGTACCGTGGTTTCTGGTCTCTGATGGCGCCGATGGTAATCCTGGGTGGTATCTATACCGGCTTCTTCACCCCGACCGAGGCTGCGATTGTTGCGATCTTCTACACCCTGTTTGTGGGCGTGGTCATCTATCGTGAAATCACCTGGGAAAAGCTGTTCCAAGCGCTTGAAGCCACCACTTGGTTGACAGGTCGTGTTCTGCTGATCCTGTTCACGGCAACCGTGTTCGGCCGTCTGCTGGTTGAAAACCAGATCCCGGCGATCATCGCGGACAGCATGCTCAGCTTCACCGACAACCTCTATGTCATCTGGGCGCTGATCATCTTCTTCCTGCTCTTCGTGGGCATGTTCATGGAGACACTGGCAACCATCCTGATCCTGGTTCCGGTGATGTTGCCCGTGGCCTATTCGGTGGGCATCGACCCGATCCACTTTGGCGTGGTGATGGTCTGTACCCTGGGTATTGGTTTCCAGACGCCACCCTTGGGTGAAAACCTGTTCATCGCATCGGGCATCTCGAACATTTCGATCGAACAGATCTCGCTCCGTGCGCTGCCGTTTGCAGCCGTGAACACGATCGCGATCTTCATCATCGCCTTCTTCCCTGAACTGTCGCTGTGGCTCCCACGCGTCTTTGGCTATTGA
- a CDS encoding TRAP transporter small permease: MFWKFLDNIESVICRILLSGFVVLLFTQIIAREVFGFSFSWIEELSVYMFVWFVYFGASYAALKGAHNRVTFQFRFLPDGAIKYIEAFADIFWLFFNVYFIYLASDFVFNKMNKFWKSQTLGIEMKYIYMVLPFAFTLMTIRVIQVNYRKLIKGEEIADPDQIDLDEIKAATDAAKSN; the protein is encoded by the coding sequence ATGTTCTGGAAATTCCTGGACAACATAGAAAGCGTCATCTGCCGGATCCTTCTGTCCGGATTCGTCGTTCTGTTGTTCACACAAATCATCGCCCGCGAGGTATTCGGCTTTTCATTCAGTTGGATCGAAGAACTGTCCGTCTACATGTTCGTCTGGTTCGTCTACTTCGGCGCAAGCTACGCCGCGCTGAAAGGGGCCCACAACCGGGTGACCTTCCAGTTCCGCTTCCTGCCTGATGGCGCGATCAAATACATCGAAGCATTTGCCGACATCTTCTGGCTCTTCTTCAACGTCTATTTCATCTACCTGGCTTCTGATTTCGTCTTCAACAAGATGAACAAATTCTGGAAATCCCAGACCTTGGGCATCGAGATGAAGTACATCTACATGGTGCTGCCCTTTGCGTTCACGCTGATGACCATCCGCGTCATTCAGGTGAACTATCGCAAACTGATCAAAGGCGAAGAAATCGCTGATCCCGATCAGATCGACCTCGACGAAATCAAAGCTGCCACAGACGCAGCGAAATCCAACTGA
- a CDS encoding TRAP transporter substrate-binding protein yields MSFFKKLSTLTAAVSVAAIMAAGAADAKNFKIAVGDGAGGTQEALGKAFIAALEESTDHTATLFLNGQLGSEQDTVNEAAIGTLDFSILAINNVTPFSPTVGTLTLPYMILSLEDAEKLTQGPVGQELVENTIRDSGVRIIGWAYSGFRVLTNSKHPVKSVADLSDLVIRTPKNEIMIATYQSWGVNPTPMAWSETFAGLQTKVVDGQDNPYITNFAMKFDEVQTYITNLRYLFSIEPLIVSESVFQGMSADDQAAVLAAGEAATQFSAQYLRDQESTIKAELQSRGMEIVDPENNEEEFITLATEAVWPKFYDSVGGIDKVNAALAEIGRDPVK; encoded by the coding sequence ATGTCATTTTTCAAAAAGCTCAGCACCCTGACCGCCGCCGTTTCCGTGGCCGCGATCATGGCAGCGGGCGCAGCCGACGCCAAAAACTTCAAGATCGCTGTTGGTGACGGCGCAGGTGGTACACAAGAAGCTCTGGGCAAAGCGTTCATCGCTGCTCTGGAAGAGAGCACAGATCATACTGCAACTCTGTTCCTGAACGGCCAGTTGGGCTCTGAGCAGGACACCGTGAACGAGGCAGCAATCGGCACCCTGGATTTCTCGATCCTGGCGATCAACAACGTCACACCGTTCTCGCCGACCGTCGGCACACTGACCCTGCCCTACATGATCCTGTCCCTGGAAGATGCTGAAAAGCTGACCCAAGGCCCCGTCGGTCAAGAACTGGTGGAAAACACCATCCGCGACTCGGGTGTTCGCATCATCGGTTGGGCCTACTCGGGCTTCCGCGTTCTGACCAACTCCAAGCACCCGGTCAAATCGGTTGCAGACCTGTCGGACCTGGTCATTCGTACTCCGAAAAACGAAATCATGATCGCGACCTACCAGTCGTGGGGTGTAAACCCGACGCCGATGGCATGGTCGGAAACCTTTGCCGGTCTGCAGACCAAAGTTGTGGATGGCCAGGACAACCCCTACATCACCAACTTTGCGATGAAATTCGACGAAGTTCAGACGTATATCACCAACCTGCGCTACCTGTTCTCGATCGAGCCTCTGATCGTTTCCGAGTCGGTTTTCCAGGGCATGTCGGCTGACGATCAGGCCGCCGTTCTGGCCGCTGGCGAAGCTGCAACTCAGTTCTCGGCTCAGTACCTGCGCGATCAGGAATCGACCATCAAAGCCGAGCTGCAGTCGCGCGGCATGGAAATCGTTGACCCTGAGAACAACGAAGAAGAGTTCATCACACTGGCGACCGAAGCCGTTTGGCCGAAATTCTACGACTCGGTTGGTGGCATCGACAAAGTGAATGCTGCTCTGGCCGAAATCGGCCGCGATCCGGTCAAGTAA
- a CDS encoding LysR family transcriptional regulator, which translates to MAKKSLVTRIGDADLRLLRIFKAVVDSGGLSAAETELNIGRSTISKHISDLETRLELVLCHRGPAGFSLTEEGARVLEAADDLLGAVTRFRVEVNEIKENLAGTVRVALFDLCASNPEAHVARSISKFNDIAPAVQVELSLEPPTVIESQVIEGQLDLGIVPLNRPSESLDYSPIYGEHMFMYCGVGHPFFESDQGSITLEDVRASNYVGISVNSPNLRIGQQLKLRRSAKVQSEHALTILIMSGSYIGFLPDHLAEPFQARGLMRAVMPDELHYRTQFAIITRKRPEPTRITQVLRETLIADHQQDGSLQT; encoded by the coding sequence ATGGCAAAAAAATCTTTGGTCACCAGGATCGGCGACGCGGATCTGAGATTGTTGAGAATTTTCAAAGCGGTGGTCGACAGCGGCGGGCTTTCCGCTGCGGAAACCGAACTCAATATCGGTCGGTCTACGATTTCCAAACATATTTCAGACTTGGAAACTCGGCTGGAATTGGTGTTGTGTCATCGGGGCCCAGCAGGGTTTTCGCTGACCGAAGAAGGCGCGCGGGTGCTGGAGGCCGCAGACGATTTGCTGGGCGCGGTGACCCGATTCCGGGTCGAGGTTAACGAGATCAAGGAAAATCTGGCGGGCACCGTGCGGGTGGCCCTGTTTGACCTGTGCGCCTCCAACCCAGAGGCCCATGTCGCCCGCTCGATCAGTAAATTCAACGATATCGCCCCGGCGGTGCAGGTCGAACTGTCGTTGGAACCGCCGACCGTTATCGAAAGTCAGGTGATCGAGGGGCAGTTGGACTTGGGGATTGTGCCGTTGAACCGCCCGTCCGAAAGTCTGGACTACAGCCCGATCTATGGCGAGCACATGTTTATGTACTGTGGCGTCGGCCATCCGTTCTTTGAGTCCGATCAGGGCAGCATCACGTTGGAAGACGTGCGTGCCAGTAATTATGTAGGCATCAGTGTGAATTCTCCGAACTTGCGGATTGGTCAACAACTTAAGCTGAGGCGTTCGGCGAAGGTGCAGTCTGAGCACGCTTTGACGATTCTGATCATGTCAGGCAGTTACATCGGATTCCTGCCAGATCACCTTGCCGAGCCGTTTCAGGCCCGAGGCTTGATGCGCGCGGTGATGCCGGACGAGCTGCATTATCGAACTCAGTTCGCGATCATCACTCGTAAACGGCCAGAACCTACTCGGATCACTCAGGTGTTGCGTGAAACGTTGATCGCCGACCACCAGCAAGACGGGTCTTTGCAAACGTGA
- the gap gene encoding type I glyceraldehyde-3-phosphate dehydrogenase, with protein MTVKIAINGFGRIGRGVLRALLENETGDMQVVAINDLAPAETLAHLLKYDSVHGRLGKTVMLDGATLHVGNHNIRLTQEPAPEALPWQDVDVAFECTGRFTTRGQLQKHLRNGSRRVLLSAPGTDVDRTVVFGVNDDQLTAQDLIVSNASCTTNCLAPVAMVLDQTFGIQTGYMTTIHAFTGDQPTHDTPHRDLYRARAASVSMIPTSTGAARAISQVLPQLAGRLEGSAIRVPTANVSLVDLSFVPRRPATVEAINAAIRTAAEGSLKGILTYEDDPLVSADFNHDPHSSCFAAAQTTVTRDGMVRVVSWYDNEWGFSNRMLDTGRTIGRLMQQEMTTRLAS; from the coding sequence ATGACAGTGAAAATCGCAATTAATGGGTTTGGTCGTATCGGCCGGGGCGTCCTGCGCGCATTGCTGGAAAATGAAACCGGTGACATGCAAGTGGTGGCAATCAACGACTTGGCACCAGCCGAGACACTTGCTCATCTGCTGAAGTATGACAGCGTGCACGGGCGGCTTGGGAAAACGGTCATGCTGGACGGCGCGACCCTGCATGTCGGCAACCACAACATCCGCCTGACCCAAGAGCCCGCTCCCGAAGCCCTGCCCTGGCAAGACGTCGACGTCGCTTTTGAATGTACGGGTCGTTTCACAACGCGTGGCCAGTTGCAAAAGCACCTGCGAAACGGATCAAGGCGTGTGCTCCTTTCGGCACCTGGAACCGACGTGGATCGCACGGTTGTCTTCGGCGTCAACGACGACCAACTCACGGCGCAGGATCTGATCGTCTCAAACGCGTCTTGCACGACGAACTGTCTAGCCCCGGTCGCAATGGTGCTGGATCAGACGTTCGGCATTCAAACCGGATACATGACGACAATACACGCCTTTACCGGCGATCAACCGACCCACGATACCCCGCACCGCGACCTTTACCGGGCCCGCGCCGCTTCGGTGTCGATGATCCCCACATCCACGGGTGCCGCACGGGCAATTTCACAAGTCCTGCCCCAACTTGCAGGGCGACTTGAGGGCTCTGCCATCCGAGTTCCCACGGCCAATGTCTCCCTTGTCGATCTCAGTTTTGTACCACGACGCCCAGCCACGGTAGAGGCCATCAATGCTGCTATCCGCACCGCAGCCGAAGGCTCGCTCAAAGGCATACTGACTTATGAAGATGACCCGCTGGTTTCCGCCGATTTCAACCACGACCCGCATTCATCGTGCTTTGCCGCAGCGCAAACCACCGTAACCCGCGATGGGATGGTGCGCGTTGTCAGCTGGTATGACAACGAATGGGGCTTTTCCAACCGCATGCTGGACACTGGCCGAACCATCGGACGGCTGATGCAGCAAGAGATGACAACCCGGTTGGCCAGCTGA
- a CDS encoding 3-hydroxyacyl-CoA dehydrogenase NAD-binding domain-containing protein, which translates to MAVVTVSRNGPIALIRIDHPPVNAISQAVRKGIGEAVTMVDADAEIKAAVLICEGRTFMAGADASELGKPPVPPHLNDLTDHIEACSKPLVAAIHGQALGGGLEIALACSHRLAMETTRFGLPEVNLGFVPGAGGTQRLPRLIGVKHALTMAVEGKPVNAAKALEYGLIDQVVADLELDAVAFALSLIGSDVSDRKLNQPIAADSFNAGIFDEWRALCAKRKRGLVAPLAVINAVQAATGPDADAGKRRERELSLELRKSPQSTALRHIFFAERSSAKVDGIDPKSARPIETVAVIGAGTMGAGIAQFFASNARPVLLVEISNEAAQAGLERIRVNLAQSVARNKLTQAKADTLISLITTTTDYADLAQVDLVIEAAVENMEIKKQIFAKLDHSCKADAILATNTSYLDINALAQTTQRPERIAGLHFFSPAHVMKLVEVIRPDTVAPWVIATLAQGMKQLGKIPVVSGVCHGFIGNRIYQSYQREAGLLMLETGSPEVVDEAMRAYGMAMGPYQVLDLSGIDIGYLMRKSLTEGAVHPHAFQVHDRLVEMDRKGRKTERGFYGYDREAPYIDPVVLDLIQTVAKEAGIAPRDLTETEISDRCVRAMATEAEAILAEGIAAKAGDVDVVLVNGYGFPRHKGGPVFASRANS; encoded by the coding sequence ATGGCCGTCGTCACCGTTTCCCGCAATGGTCCCATCGCTCTGATCCGGATCGACCACCCGCCCGTGAACGCCATCTCGCAGGCCGTTCGCAAAGGCATAGGAGAGGCGGTCACGATGGTGGACGCCGACGCAGAGATCAAAGCTGCCGTCCTGATCTGCGAAGGCCGCACCTTCATGGCCGGGGCGGACGCTTCGGAACTGGGCAAGCCGCCGGTGCCACCGCATCTGAACGATCTGACCGATCATATCGAAGCGTGTTCGAAGCCGCTGGTGGCCGCCATTCACGGTCAGGCGTTGGGGGGCGGTCTTGAAATCGCTCTGGCCTGCTCGCACCGCCTTGCCATGGAAACCACCCGCTTTGGCCTGCCCGAAGTGAACCTGGGCTTTGTCCCCGGTGCTGGGGGAACACAACGCCTGCCGCGCCTGATCGGTGTGAAGCATGCCCTGACAATGGCGGTCGAAGGCAAACCTGTGAACGCCGCTAAAGCTTTGGAGTATGGGTTGATCGACCAGGTGGTCGCAGACTTGGAACTGGATGCCGTTGCTTTCGCACTATCGCTGATCGGCAGCGACGTGTCTGACCGCAAATTGAATCAGCCTATCGCAGCGGACAGCTTTAACGCCGGCATCTTTGACGAATGGCGCGCCCTCTGTGCCAAACGCAAGCGCGGCCTTGTTGCGCCGCTGGCCGTGATCAATGCGGTGCAGGCCGCCACAGGGCCGGACGCCGATGCGGGCAAACGCCGTGAACGCGAACTGTCGCTGGAACTGCGCAAAAGCCCGCAGTCGACCGCCCTGCGCCATATCTTCTTTGCCGAGCGCAGCAGCGCCAAGGTCGACGGCATCGATCCCAAATCCGCTCGTCCCATTGAAACCGTTGCCGTTATCGGCGCGGGCACAATGGGCGCTGGCATCGCACAGTTCTTTGCCAGTAACGCGCGCCCTGTCCTTCTGGTTGAAATCAGCAATGAGGCCGCGCAGGCCGGGCTGGAACGCATCCGTGTAAACCTGGCGCAAAGCGTAGCCCGCAACAAACTGACCCAAGCCAAGGCTGACACTCTCATAAGCCTCATCACCACCACAACAGATTATGCCGATCTGGCGCAGGTTGATCTGGTGATCGAGGCCGCCGTCGAAAACATGGAGATCAAAAAACAAATCTTTGCAAAGCTCGATCACAGCTGCAAAGCCGATGCGATTTTGGCCACCAACACCTCTTACCTCGACATCAACGCGCTCGCCCAAACCACCCAGAGGCCCGAACGCATCGCGGGTTTGCATTTCTTTAGCCCTGCCCATGTGATGAAACTGGTCGAGGTGATCCGCCCCGACACAGTAGCCCCTTGGGTCATTGCGACGTTGGCGCAGGGGATGAAACAACTAGGCAAAATCCCCGTTGTGTCCGGTGTCTGCCATGGATTTATCGGCAATCGCATCTATCAAAGCTATCAGCGCGAAGCAGGGCTATTGATGCTGGAAACCGGCTCTCCCGAAGTGGTGGATGAAGCCATGCGAGCTTATGGAATGGCGATGGGTCCCTATCAGGTGTTGGATTTGTCGGGCATCGACATCGGATATCTGATGCGCAAGTCCTTGACTGAAGGTGCTGTTCACCCCCACGCGTTTCAGGTCCACGACCGCCTGGTGGAAATGGATCGCAAGGGGCGCAAAACCGAAAGAGGCTTCTATGGATACGACCGCGAGGCCCCATACATCGACCCTGTTGTCCTTGATCTGATCCAGACGGTAGCCAAAGAGGCGGGCATTGCCCCCCGGGACCTAACCGAGACGGAAATCTCGGACCGTTGCGTGCGCGCAATGGCGACCGAGGCCGAGGCGATCCTGGCCGAAGGGATTGCTGCGAAGGCTGGGGATGTGGATGTGGTCCTTGTCAACGGTTACGGCTTTCCGCGCCACAAGGGCGGTCCCGTCTTTGCCAGCCGCGCCAACTCGTAA